In the Bacteroidota bacterium genome, TTCAAGTTTTATGCTTATCCGCTTTTGTACCTAAAATAAAATTAAAATCAAAAAATCATTATTTAGAAATGCAGCTACAGAGTTAGAATCAAAGGATTTAAACCACAAGGGCCACAAAGAAAAACACAATGGACACAAATAGGATTAAATAAAAAAATAGCTATTGTGCCCTTAGTGCAAACTTTGTGTTCATAGTGGTTAAACTTCATGTTTTATAAAAGTCGAATACAAGATTAAGCTATAACTATAAAAATAAATTGAATGTGTGGTACAATTGCGGATAAACATATCAATTTTTAAAGCAATGAATATCTGAAAGTATTTAAGAGAAAAGTATTTAATAAGCTTAAATATATTTGTCCTTAAGCGAACTTGATTAATGTGTAAATCGCACTACATTTTGAAATTTGTAAACACTAGATTCTGCAGTGGAACTCATCATTGTTCAGCTACTCCCCTTCCTCTAACTCTTTTAAAATTTTATTCACGTCTTCTTCGGTTGTACTAAGTTTGGCTTTGCAAATTTTAATAAGCAAGGCAGCGCGTTTTACTTTTTGTGAAAGTTCATCCACACTTATTTCGCCATCTTCAATTTCGGTTACAATAGTTTGCAATTCAGCAAATGCCTCTGTGTAGCTTGGTTTATCGCTCATTTTAGTTATTTATGTTAGTTACAGTACTGGTTATTTCTCCCTCCATTACCAAAGTTTTTATTTCGTCGCCTTGCTTCAAAGTGCGCATACTTTTTACTGATTTTCCATTCAACAATGTAATGCTATAGCCTCTTTTTAATACATTCATTGGATTAAGAATAGCTATATTTTTCTCGATTGAATTTAGCGCTGTGTTATTTAACTGAAGCTGATTTTTGGAAATAGCACTTATACTTTTCGACTCTCTTTTCAACGATTGTTCATGTTGTAAAACTTGCACCTTAGCTGTTTTATGCATCACTGTTGCTAGTTGCAAGAGTCCTTGCTTTGCAACAACACTAAGTGCAGGTCCTTCTCTTTTTAGCCTATCGTTTAATGCATTAATAGAATCGCGGCGGTATTTAAACACAAAATTAGCATGTAGGGTAATTCCCTTCACTTCAGCTTTTAAAAGTTGCTTGTTGCTTTTTATTGTGTTTTCGGTAAGGGAAGTAAATTGCTTTAATTGGTTTTTAAAATTACTTTTTTCATGTTGCATTAATTGCGTAGCAAAATCAGTAATTGTATTCACAGCATTTTCAACGGGTACCGAAAAATCATGAAATTTTTGAAGTAAAAATTCGGCCAATTTTGTTGGGGTTATTTCATTGGTATGAGAAACCAATTCAGCAACAGTCTCGTTGGTCGAATGCCCAATTCCTGTAATTACCGGTAAAGGAAATTCGGCAATGGCTTTAGCCAACAAAAAACTGTTGTAACAGGATAAACCTACATCACCACCTCCTCCGCGAATAATGGCAACCAAATCGAAATGTTGTTTTATTTTATGAATATTTTTTAGTTGTGAAATAATTCCATCCACCGCCTTATCGCCTTGTAACAGCGATGGGAAAAGCATGTGGAAGAAGCTATAATTCCAGGCATTTTTATCGAGTACATCCAAAAAATCGGCATAACCTTTACTGGTTTCAACCGAAATAATAGCAATGCGTTGCGGCAATAAGGACAATTTTATACTTTTATTCTTTGTATAAATTCCTTGTTCAATAAGGCGTTGAATGGTTTCTTGTTTCTCCTTTTCTAAATCGCCCAAGGTGTAGCTTACGTCCATATCTAAAATGCGGAGCGACAAACCGAAAGAAGGATCAAAAGTTATTTTAGCCAGAAAAAGCACTTTAATCCCATCTTTCAAGGGCTCTTTTAATACAGCTAAAAAGTTGTTGTTGATTTTTTGATACTCGCTTTTCCAAAGTGTCGATTTTAATTGGGCAATTATTTTCCCATCCTGCTTTTCGACCAATTCGGGATAACAATGCCCGGAATGCGAGTAATAATTTAGCTTATTCATTTCGGCCTTTACCCAAAAAGCTGTGCTATACCTATCTTCCAAGGTACGCTTAATGCTCTTTGTTACTTCAAGCAAGGAATAAATTCGCGGTGCTTTCTCTGTATCCGACATGATTTTTCTTGACTTCAGTAGGCTGTTATTTTTTTATTCGTTTTTGATACTTCACTTTTTCTTCGGCCAATTGCAAGGCTTTTATACCAATTTGTTCATCGGCAACTTCATAGGCCAATTTATCGGAAAGCCAAGCCAGCAACAATTCGTTTTCATTTACTTTATAATATCCTGCAAGTTTAATTACTTGACTGCGTGTAGCATTGCGCAAGCCACGTTCAATTTTGCTTAAAATTGCTTGGTCAATATGGAGGTAAGCAGCCACTGTACGCAAAGGCAGTTCAGCATCTTCGCGTAACTTTCGCAGTGTTTCACCTAAATTTTGCATATTGAAAAAATTATTTTGACATTTTTTGTCAAATGTATACTTATTAGCTATTCTTCTCAAAAAAAATTGAGATTAATTTTCAACCCTAAATAATGTTGTAAGTTAAATTAAGTGTATCAAAAGGACTAAATAACCTAACTCAAAAAGTAATTCAAATTTCAAATCGCTCTTTATCAAATAGTGCGCTTATAGAAAACACTTGTGGACTTTATGTGGGACATTTTCAAAAGCAAAAAGCCCCAATCATCAATGATTGTGGGCTTTTTTTTGTTTTAGAGCGGAGAAAGAGGGATTATTACATGATCCCTTTAGGTATAGGCTAACAACATAAAACCTTTCAGGTTTTAGCTTTTTCCGTCAAACGCTTTTTATAGCGTGAAGGACGCTCTAAACGCTTATTGCCAGAAAAACAAAACCCCGCGAAAAGCGGGGTTCATGTTGGGCGGAGAAAGAGGGATTCGAACCCTTTCTCTAATATGCTGATAATCAATATCAATTTTTAAAATAAACGTGTTAGGTGCATTAATAGGGTAACTCTACTGATTTTTAAGTGATATACCAAATTTGCAGAAACAAAGAACTTTATGATTTCAAAGATACTGATTCCATTGAAACAAACAATAG is a window encoding:
- a CDS encoding helix-turn-helix transcriptional regulator; the encoded protein is MQNLGETLRKLREDAELPLRTVAAYLHIDQAILSKIERGLRNATRSQVIKLAGYYKVNENELLLAWLSDKLAYEVADEQIGIKALQLAEEKVKYQKRIKK
- the xseB gene encoding exodeoxyribonuclease VII small subunit; amino-acid sequence: MSDKPSYTEAFAELQTIVTEIEDGEISVDELSQKVKRAALLIKICKAKLSTTEEDVNKILKELEEGE
- the xseA gene encoding exodeoxyribonuclease VII large subunit, with product MSDTEKAPRIYSLLEVTKSIKRTLEDRYSTAFWVKAEMNKLNYYSHSGHCYPELVEKQDGKIIAQLKSTLWKSEYQKINNNFLAVLKEPLKDGIKVLFLAKITFDPSFGLSLRILDMDVSYTLGDLEKEKQETIQRLIEQGIYTKNKSIKLSLLPQRIAIISVETSKGYADFLDVLDKNAWNYSFFHMLFPSLLQGDKAVDGIISQLKNIHKIKQHFDLVAIIRGGGGDVGLSCYNSFLLAKAIAEFPLPVITGIGHSTNETVAELVSHTNEITPTKLAEFLLQKFHDFSVPVENAVNTITDFATQLMQHEKSNFKNQLKQFTSLTENTIKSNKQLLKAEVKGITLHANFVFKYRRDSINALNDRLKREGPALSVVAKQGLLQLATVMHKTAKVQVLQHEQSLKRESKSISAISKNQLQLNNTALNSIEKNIAILNPMNVLKRGYSITLLNGKSVKSMRTLKQGDEIKTLVMEGEITSTVTNINN